In Gimesia benthica, a single window of DNA contains:
- a CDS encoding aldehyde dehydrogenase EutE: MQATEEAIRSVVQEVLSQLNNRGGYGSAPAGGDGDWGVFNSVDQAVAAATAGQQQLLKATLEDRAKALEIVRQICDTQAEELGRMELEETKIGRLDHKIEKLHLIKSIPGMEFLKTEAVSGDNGISLTEYAPFGVIGAITPVTHSLPTLACNFINMVAAGNTLVVNPHPSGAKIACEGVRRFNQAIYQATGLQNLVTIVGNPTLETADEIFNHRSIPLLVVTGGPGVARAALAAKKRAIVAGPGNPPVVVDETADLDNAAKSIIIGAAYDNNLLCIGEKEVFAVESIFDQLMSAMGRHGGFQLNAQQVAQLTSLAFAPPKEPGGHAVLNRDMIGKDAAVLAGMIGVNVPAGTQLLYGETDTNNPFVPEEQMMPFVPFVRCRNADHGIELAKEFEHGFRHTSMIHSRNIETITKMGRVMDTTLFVQNGPCGAALGNGGEGYGSFSIATPTGEGVTNPLTFTRFRRSTTVGHLRVI; the protein is encoded by the coding sequence ATGCAGGCGACAGAAGAAGCCATTCGCAGTGTCGTTCAGGAAGTGTTATCGCAGCTCAATAACCGGGGTGGCTATGGTTCCGCACCCGCGGGCGGCGATGGCGACTGGGGCGTGTTCAACAGCGTCGACCAGGCGGTAGCCGCTGCCACCGCAGGTCAGCAGCAGTTGCTCAAGGCCACTCTGGAAGACCGGGCCAAGGCACTCGAAATCGTGCGGCAGATCTGTGATACCCAGGCGGAAGAACTGGGCCGCATGGAACTCGAAGAGACCAAAATCGGTCGCCTCGATCACAAAATCGAAAAACTGCATCTGATCAAAAGCATTCCCGGCATGGAATTCCTCAAGACTGAAGCTGTCTCCGGGGACAACGGGATCAGCCTCACCGAATACGCCCCCTTCGGCGTCATCGGTGCCATCACTCCGGTAACACACTCCCTGCCGACTCTGGCCTGTAACTTCATCAACATGGTCGCCGCCGGCAACACGCTGGTCGTCAACCCGCACCCCAGCGGAGCGAAAATCGCCTGCGAAGGAGTGCGTCGCTTCAACCAGGCCATCTACCAGGCGACTGGCCTGCAGAACCTGGTGACCATCGTCGGCAACCCGACCCTGGAAACCGCAGACGAAATCTTCAATCACCGCAGTATTCCGCTGCTCGTTGTGACCGGGGGACCGGGTGTAGCCCGTGCTGCTCTGGCCGCTAAGAAGCGGGCTATCGTCGCCGGACCGGGGAATCCTCCCGTAGTCGTCGATGAAACCGCCGATCTCGACAACGCTGCCAAATCGATCATTATCGGGGCGGCCTACGATAACAACCTGCTCTGCATCGGCGAAAAAGAAGTCTTCGCCGTCGAAAGTATCTTTGACCAGCTGATGTCAGCCATGGGACGTCATGGCGGATTCCAGCTGAACGCTCAGCAGGTCGCACAACTCACATCGCTGGCCTTCGCTCCTCCCAAAGAACCGGGCGGACACGCTGTACTCAACCGCGACATGATCGGCAAAGACGCCGCTGTGCTCGCCGGAATGATCGGTGTTAACGTGCCAGCAGGAACTCAGTTACTTTACGGCGAAACCGATACGAACAACCCCTTCGTGCCTGAAGAGCAGATGATGCCCTTCGTGCCTTTCGTTCGCTGTCGCAACGCCGATCACGGAATCGAGCTGGCCAAAGAATTCGAACACGGATTCCGGCACACCAGCATGATTCACTCACGCAACATTGAAACCATTACCAAAATGGGTCGCGTCATGGACACCACTCTGTTTGTGCAGAATGGTCCCTGTGGAGCAGCCTTGGGCAACGGTGGTGAAGGCTATGGTTCCTTCAGTATCGCGACACCCACCGGGGAAGGGGTCACCAACCCGCTGACCTTCACCCGCTTCCGTCGTTCCACCACCGTCGGACATTTACGAGTTATCTAA
- a CDS encoding EutN/CcmL family microcompartment protein: MLTGRVIGRATATAKHPSLAGWRLLLVQTLDIDGNADGFPELVIDQLGCGKHDLVLLTSDGAAVRDMVGVDNTPIRWATMGVLDEDQVSPGKKK, from the coding sequence ATGTTGACAGGCAGAGTCATCGGACGGGCAACCGCCACTGCAAAGCATCCCAGTCTGGCAGGCTGGCGACTGCTGCTCGTCCAGACACTGGATATTGATGGCAACGCTGATGGATTTCCTGAACTGGTCATCGATCAACTCGGGTGCGGCAAACACGATCTGGTGCTGTTGACATCAGACGGGGCTGCCGTCCGGGACATGGTGGGGGTCGACAATACTCCCATCCGCTGGGCCACCATGGGTGTGCTCGATGAAGATCAGGTGTCTCCGGGGAAAAAGAAATAA
- a CDS encoding beta/alpha barrel domain-containing protein — MEKSLDRKLQSIHADPSGSKEFIIADAKDADMAFGIGAPGLSPERHDQELKYKTLAEYRQQIREVIKQEVVDIVLMSASTSEKLTIDERLFDNSPITPAARANDTTDVHVPRGGKLHLPPAKPFRSASLDHIQCGHLDCKPEERAYGADLGLYSVTFNNNLEEDLATLERYKEFREEAERKKFRHFLEIFDPNISNAVAADLAPGFINDLIARTLAGVASPGRPVFLKMVYHGPRAMEELVAYDPHLVVGILGGSAGTTLDAFQLIYDARKYGARVALFGRKINQAEHQLAFIQFLRYLVEDKIQPADAVKAYHGVLQELGIKPHRDLETDLTYQTAVMSYGGEDGKTFSFPEKKAGGKPATPSAEKPAATPAAGKTPEAPNFAAMSSAEKLAYHQARLNRMFGN; from the coding sequence ATGGAAAAATCTCTCGACAGGAAGCTTCAGTCAATTCACGCTGACCCCAGCGGCTCGAAAGAGTTTATCATTGCTGATGCCAAAGACGCCGACATGGCCTTCGGCATCGGTGCCCCTGGACTCTCTCCGGAACGGCACGACCAGGAACTCAAATACAAAACGCTGGCAGAATACCGTCAGCAGATTCGCGAAGTCATCAAGCAGGAAGTGGTCGACATCGTCCTGATGTCTGCCAGCACCAGCGAAAAACTGACGATCGACGAGCGTCTGTTCGACAACTCACCGATCACACCCGCCGCCCGGGCGAATGACACGACCGACGTGCACGTTCCCCGCGGAGGTAAACTGCATCTGCCGCCGGCCAAGCCATTCCGGTCGGCCAGCCTGGATCACATCCAGTGTGGACATCTCGATTGTAAGCCTGAAGAACGCGCCTACGGTGCTGACTTGGGTCTTTACTCAGTAACCTTTAATAACAATCTCGAAGAAGACCTCGCGACCCTTGAACGCTACAAGGAATTTCGCGAAGAAGCCGAACGCAAGAAGTTCCGCCACTTCCTGGAGATTTTCGATCCGAACATCAGTAACGCGGTCGCCGCAGATCTGGCCCCCGGTTTCATCAACGACCTGATCGCCCGGACTCTGGCTGGCGTCGCTTCGCCGGGACGCCCCGTCTTTCTGAAGATGGTCTACCACGGTCCGCGGGCCATGGAAGAACTGGTTGCCTATGATCCGCACCTCGTTGTCGGTATTCTCGGCGGTTCAGCAGGGACCACGCTTGATGCCTTCCAGCTGATCTACGATGCCCGGAAATACGGAGCCCGTGTCGCCCTCTTTGGTCGCAAGATCAACCAGGCCGAACATCAGCTCGCCTTCATTCAGTTTCTGCGTTACCTGGTCGAAGACAAAATCCAACCCGCAGATGCCGTCAAAGCCTATCACGGCGTTCTGCAGGAACTGGGCATTAAACCGCACCGCGATCTCGAAACCGATCTGACTTACCAGACCGCCGTGATGAGCTATGGCGGTGAAGACGGCAAAACCTTCAGCTTTCCGGAGAAGAAAGCAGGTGGCAAGCCAGCGACCCCATCCGCAGAGAAACCAGCGGCTACACCCGCAGCAGGGAAGACTCCGGAAGCTCCGAATTTCGCAGCCATGAGTTCCGCAGAAAAGCTGGCCTATCATCAGGCACGCCTGAACCGCATGTTCGGTAACTAA
- a CDS encoding EutN/CcmL family microcompartment protein, translating into MKIAEVIGKVTLSRKHPSLDGARWIIGIPLKSDELNTNKKKKTEPFVIYDELGASPGSLIAVSEGAEAAAPFNPDTKPIDAYVSAILDQVEVY; encoded by the coding sequence ATGAAAATCGCAGAAGTCATCGGCAAAGTGACACTGTCACGCAAGCATCCGAGTCTGGACGGCGCGCGGTGGATTATCGGGATTCCCTTGAAGAGCGACGAACTGAACACAAACAAGAAAAAGAAAACGGAACCGTTTGTGATCTACGATGAGTTGGGTGCTTCACCTGGCAGCCTGATTGCTGTCAGTGAAGGAGCGGAAGCAGCAGCTCCCTTTAATCCTGATACCAAACCGATCGACGCCTATGTGTCGGCCATCCTGGATCAGGTTGAAGTTTACTAA
- a CDS encoding acetate/propionate family kinase: MKVLVANLGSTSFKYRLFDMPAEVQLARGGIDRIGGEQSHCFVEIGEHREEHEQNVPDHAAAVNLCLSQLTNSEWGCLESADEVAGIGFKAVFAGNMSGVRLVEETLLTKMEALSDIAPAHNPPYARAMRQLRQAFPEIPLVAALETAFHETIAPENRTYAIPFQWDEEYEVKRWGFHGASHRYIGSRMAELTGKDDLKVISCHLGGSSSLCAMHGGVSKANSLGMSPQTGLPHNNRVGDFDPFALPVLQKATGKSLEELLEDLSSKGGLLGMSGLSGDCRDLEEAAANGHERAQLALGVFHSAIRHYLGGYMTVLGGVDAIVFTGGIGENSVSLREKVCSNLEWAGIRLDPERNQNASEESQIQADDSNVQIWVVPTNEEIVVARQTVETIEGRA; encoded by the coding sequence ATGAAAGTACTAGTTGCCAATTTAGGTTCTACCAGTTTCAAATATCGCCTGTTTGATATGCCCGCAGAAGTGCAGCTCGCACGCGGGGGCATCGATCGGATCGGCGGCGAACAGTCGCACTGCTTCGTTGAAATTGGTGAGCATCGGGAAGAGCACGAACAGAACGTGCCCGACCATGCAGCCGCCGTCAACCTGTGTCTGTCTCAGTTGACCAACTCCGAATGGGGTTGTCTCGAGTCAGCCGACGAAGTTGCCGGCATTGGTTTCAAAGCGGTCTTTGCCGGAAACATGAGTGGCGTACGCCTGGTAGAAGAAACCCTGCTGACCAAAATGGAGGCCCTGTCCGACATCGCGCCGGCTCACAATCCTCCGTATGCCCGGGCTATGCGACAACTGCGTCAGGCGTTCCCTGAAATCCCGCTGGTTGCCGCACTCGAAACCGCCTTCCATGAAACCATCGCGCCGGAAAATCGTACCTACGCCATCCCGTTCCAATGGGACGAAGAGTACGAAGTCAAACGCTGGGGGTTCCATGGTGCCAGTCACCGGTATATCGGCTCACGTATGGCCGAACTCACCGGTAAAGACGATCTGAAGGTGATTTCCTGCCACCTGGGAGGCAGCAGCTCTCTCTGTGCCATGCACGGAGGTGTCTCTAAAGCCAACAGTCTGGGTATGAGCCCTCAGACAGGATTGCCCCACAATAACCGTGTGGGTGATTTTGATCCGTTTGCTCTGCCGGTTCTGCAGAAGGCCACCGGAAAATCTCTGGAGGAACTTCTGGAAGACCTGTCGAGTAAGGGTGGTCTTTTGGGAATGAGCGGATTGAGTGGCGACTGTCGCGATCTGGAAGAAGCGGCCGCCAACGGACACGAGCGGGCCCAACTGGCCCTGGGCGTGTTCCACTCAGCCATCCGGCATTACCTGGGAGGTTACATGACGGTTCTGGGCGGCGTGGATGCGATTGTTTTCACGGGTGGAATCGGTGAGAACAGTGTCAGCCTGCGAGAAAAGGTCTGCAGCAACCTGGAATGGGCGGGAATTCGACTGGATCCGGAACGCAATCAGAATGCGTCCGAGGAATCACAGATCCAGGCGGACGACAGCAACGTGCAGATCTGGGTCGTGCCTACCAATGAGGAGATTGTCGTAGCACGGCAGACAGTAGAAACCATCGAAGGGCGTGCGTAA
- a CDS encoding class II aldolase/adducin family protein has product MSSQWNSGIHDRKLKEEICEIGRRVYNKGFAAANDGNISIRVGENEVLCSPTMICKGFMNPEDICAVDLDGNQIAGTRKRTSEILLHLSIMKERPDVKAVVHCHPPHATAFAVAREPIPQCVLPEVEVFMGEVPMAPYETPGGQKFADTVLPFLKGGTNTIILTGHGTVSFGKSLEDAYWKTEILDAYCKILLLSKQLGRINYFTENETRELLDLKQKLGFDDPRFHVEDCDLCGNSAFREGYTEGLPQQKAFEPAPSYPGYLQKPSTQPAAAPAGGNSDQLIKAITDQVMSALGQ; this is encoded by the coding sequence ATGTCGAGTCAATGGAACAGTGGAATTCACGACCGGAAACTGAAAGAAGAGATCTGCGAAATCGGACGTCGCGTCTACAACAAAGGCTTCGCGGCTGCCAACGACGGTAACATCTCGATTCGCGTCGGCGAAAACGAAGTACTCTGCTCACCCACGATGATCTGCAAAGGTTTCATGAATCCCGAAGACATCTGTGCGGTTGACCTGGATGGCAACCAGATCGCCGGTACCCGCAAGCGTACCAGCGAAATCCTGTTGCACCTTTCGATCATGAAAGAACGTCCCGACGTCAAAGCCGTCGTGCACTGTCACCCGCCTCACGCGACTGCCTTCGCTGTTGCCCGCGAGCCGATCCCACAGTGTGTGCTGCCCGAAGTCGAAGTCTTCATGGGCGAAGTACCTATGGCTCCTTACGAAACACCGGGCGGACAGAAATTTGCCGACACCGTACTGCCTTTCCTCAAAGGAGGCACCAACACGATCATCCTGACCGGCCATGGTACCGTCAGCTTCGGTAAGTCTCTGGAAGACGCTTACTGGAAAACCGAAATCCTGGATGCGTACTGTAAAATTCTGCTGCTCTCCAAGCAGCTCGGACGCATCAACTACTTTACGGAAAACGAAACCCGCGAACTGCTCGACCTGAAGCAGAAGCTCGGTTTCGATGATCCCCGTTTCCACGTTGAAGACTGTGATCTCTGTGGCAACAGCGCCTTCCGGGAAGGTTATACCGAAGGTCTACCGCAGCAGAAAGCGTTTGAGCCAGCTCCCAGTTACCCGGGATACCTGCAGAAACCATCGACCCAGCCCGCAGCAGCACCTGCCGGCGGCAACTCAGATCAGCTGATCAAAGCGATCACCGATCAGGTCATGTCAGCCCTGGGACAGTAA
- a CDS encoding YfhO family protein, which translates to MSRSPQKKAEPAPSAETKPLGTPLFAGIILIMAVALTWVFWSGLWSGGGLIGGDLYTYFFPQKTFFAERLQAGEFPLWNSYIGHGFPLVAESQTGAFYPFNYFAYRFLPVNTAYNFVQLLHYILAFVFTALYVRRIGYSIAAALFAGLVYTYGWFPSRICLEWAIIGGAWLPLTLWCVESFFQTRYWRYPILLCFALSMQILPGHFNLAFITQLMLLVYIPARIWFSRDETTDALKPYRRRTVILLLLAFVSTYALSAVQLAPTWELKQHSQRAEVGERSHKPGYGHIPVWYLSQIVAPWAWYPYEVNLDAGLAPGSEATNQVEAHLYFGIAALLLLIYGTFSGAWTRDRRLILLAIIGFLALLYTPGWLMPITRHIPGFSFFTGPGRYGIVTTFAVAVIAGVCLERLISNWKPAIQIGVVTLVCLFTTADFWVVSRYVTYATIIPNPPINNVDKSALREITSKYGQPVRLFAPGANLPTLIGVASTPVYLGIGPEQYFDPAVAMPDPLPFKEPATPEQIEWLRKAGVTHILSQHPLDLSRWPVKPVWSDFDAVINPAWGRFDEPVYFYELEGSRGRVAWSHPVADQQAEIKSYRANEIVIEAETPEEDTLILTDLLYPGWSVYVDGQPAEAELVDGMYRGVKLPAGQHEVIWAYQSGWFLIGGIISCITLLVIMTIAHFRFWHPLLFQMKNRGRQIPPAEQTGVETPTTKK; encoded by the coding sequence TTGAGTCGTTCCCCCCAGAAGAAAGCCGAACCCGCCCCCTCTGCGGAAACAAAACCGCTCGGCACACCCCTGTTTGCCGGCATCATTCTGATTATGGCCGTCGCACTGACGTGGGTCTTCTGGAGCGGTCTCTGGTCGGGTGGGGGCCTGATTGGTGGCGACCTCTATACTTATTTCTTCCCGCAGAAAACCTTCTTCGCAGAACGCCTGCAGGCCGGCGAATTCCCGCTCTGGAATTCTTACATCGGTCATGGTTTTCCCCTCGTTGCGGAAAGCCAGACCGGCGCCTTTTATCCGTTCAACTATTTCGCCTACCGCTTTCTGCCCGTGAATACCGCTTATAACTTCGTACAGCTTCTGCATTACATCCTCGCCTTTGTCTTCACGGCTCTGTATGTCAGGCGGATTGGTTATTCGATCGCAGCAGCACTCTTCGCGGGGCTGGTCTACACCTACGGCTGGTTTCCCTCAAGGATCTGCCTGGAATGGGCCATCATCGGCGGGGCCTGGCTCCCGTTGACGCTCTGGTGTGTGGAATCATTCTTCCAGACCCGCTACTGGCGGTACCCGATTCTGCTCTGCTTCGCACTCAGTATGCAGATCCTGCCCGGCCACTTTAACCTGGCCTTCATCACTCAGCTGATGCTGCTGGTTTATATTCCCGCCCGCATCTGGTTCAGTCGTGATGAAACCACAGACGCACTCAAACCCTACCGCAGACGCACGGTCATCCTGCTGCTGCTGGCCTTTGTTTCAACCTACGCACTGTCGGCAGTTCAACTGGCGCCGACCTGGGAACTCAAACAGCACAGTCAGCGGGCCGAGGTAGGCGAACGTTCGCATAAGCCCGGCTATGGTCATATTCCCGTCTGGTACCTGTCGCAAATCGTCGCTCCCTGGGCCTGGTATCCCTATGAAGTCAATCTTGATGCAGGGCTGGCTCCCGGTTCGGAAGCCACGAATCAGGTAGAAGCACATCTCTACTTCGGGATTGCCGCACTGCTGCTGTTGATTTACGGAACATTTTCCGGAGCCTGGACACGTGACCGACGGCTGATCTTACTGGCAATCATCGGTTTTCTGGCGCTCCTCTATACGCCCGGCTGGTTAATGCCGATCACCAGACACATCCCCGGCTTCAGTTTCTTTACCGGACCCGGACGGTATGGCATCGTCACGACATTCGCGGTTGCAGTGATCGCGGGCGTTTGTCTGGAGCGTCTCATCTCGAACTGGAAACCCGCGATTCAGATTGGTGTGGTGACGTTAGTCTGCCTGTTTACCACGGCGGATTTCTGGGTCGTCAGCCGCTACGTGACCTATGCCACGATCATCCCGAATCCACCGATTAACAATGTCGATAAGAGTGCACTGCGGGAGATTACCAGCAAGTACGGTCAGCCGGTGCGGTTGTTTGCCCCGGGCGCAAACCTGCCGACCTTGATCGGCGTGGCATCCACGCCCGTCTATCTGGGCATCGGCCCCGAGCAGTATTTCGACCCCGCGGTGGCCATGCCGGACCCGCTGCCTTTTAAAGAACCAGCCACGCCGGAACAGATTGAATGGCTGAGAAAAGCAGGGGTGACACACATCCTGAGTCAGCATCCGCTGGACCTGAGTCGCTGGCCGGTCAAACCGGTGTGGAGTGACTTCGATGCCGTGATCAATCCCGCCTGGGGCCGCTTCGATGAACCGGTCTACTTCTATGAACTCGAAGGTTCCCGTGGTCGTGTTGCCTGGTCACATCCCGTGGCTGATCAGCAGGCAGAGATTAAGTCCTACCGGGCAAATGAAATTGTCATTGAGGCAGAGACGCCGGAAGAAGATACGCTGATCCTGACCGATCTCTTGTATCCCGGCTGGTCGGTCTACGTGGATGGTCAGCCTGCAGAAGCGGAACTGGTGGATGGCATGTACCGGGGCGTGAAGCTTCCCGCGGGGCAGCATGAAGTGATCTGGGCGTACCAGTCAGGCTGGTTTCTGATTGGTGGGATCATCAGTTGTATCACGCTGCTGGTGATCATGACGATCGCCCATTTTCGGTTCTGGCACCCGCTGTTATTTCAGATGAAAAATCGGGGGAGGCAGATTCCTCCTGCTGAGCAGACCGGAGTAGAAACGCCTACGACGAAGAAATGA
- a CDS encoding EutN/CcmL family microcompartment protein encodes MFVGRITGSVVSSQKVDAMVGQKLLIVEPLRVNEKDQSDLTPTGRSFIVVDTVGAGQGEVVLCVQGSSARFTPETKKLPIDAAIIGIVDQVHIGNREIFNSKD; translated from the coding sequence ATGTTTGTAGGACGTATCACCGGAAGCGTCGTTTCGTCTCAGAAAGTCGATGCGATGGTCGGTCAGAAACTGTTGATTGTCGAACCGTTGCGCGTCAATGAAAAAGACCAGAGTGATCTGACTCCCACAGGACGGTCGTTTATCGTCGTCGATACCGTAGGGGCAGGGCAGGGTGAGGTCGTGCTGTGTGTGCAGGGGTCGTCAGCCCGCTTCACACCGGAAACCAAAAAACTGCCCATCGATGCAGCCATCATCGGCATCGTCGATCAGGTTCACATTGGCAACCGGGAGATTTTTAACTCGAAGGACTGA
- a CDS encoding FHA domain-containing protein, with protein MAVCLVPVNQGRPIVLDKAIILVGRHPDCDIVINDSPKISRKHCCLAIVNDRPVIRDLGSMNGVYVNGTRIDSEVRLKLHDEIKIGNVAYHLENIGADDKKKQEPKENTLSSDDSPTKAPSVQHFKKPGKDIDISQQFPVAISESGQNVKANENLDSHELDADDEDEEGNYSDSFEGHGSNVEFISSS; from the coding sequence ATGGCAGTCTGTTTAGTCCCCGTGAACCAGGGTCGCCCCATTGTGTTAGATAAGGCGATCATTCTTGTTGGACGGCATCCGGACTGCGATATCGTCATTAACGACAGCCCAAAGATTTCCCGCAAACACTGCTGCCTGGCGATTGTCAATGATCGCCCGGTGATCCGAGATCTGGGCAGTATGAACGGGGTTTACGTCAACGGAACCCGCATTGATTCAGAAGTTCGGCTGAAGCTGCACGACGAAATCAAGATCGGTAACGTCGCTTACCACCTGGAAAACATCGGTGCGGACGACAAGAAGAAGCAGGAACCGAAGGAGAATACCCTCAGTTCCGACGACTCCCCGACCAAGGCTCCTTCTGTACAGCACTTCAAAAAGCCTGGGAAAGACATCGACATCTCTCAGCAGTTCCCCGTCGCGATTTCCGAAAGCGGCCAGAACGTGAAAGCGAACGAGAATCTGGACAGCCACGAGCTGGACGCTGATGATGAAGATGAAGAAGGCAATTACTCGGACAGCTTTGAGGGACACGGCTCGAACGTCGAGTTCATTTCTTCGTCGTAG
- a CDS encoding malate dehydrogenase, translating into MNVSIIGGGGLVGSCAAFALQAGGIVREIALVDVNQELVEGQALDLLHGSSLTADQKIYAGGTELVKDSDVIVITAGLRRKPDESRLDLINRNVELFKNILADVKRVGTKPGAIVFVVSNPVDVLTYLAMKELGLPPQQVIGLGTVLDTTRLRSMLAARLDVPPTQVSTLILGEHGDSMVPVWSAAQVGGLPLDKFPGVNASLIAEVEKKTRGSGAEVIKKKGGAGFAVGVSIADVVHCIALDQRRILPVSSLQDGAFGLRDVCISVPTVMGRTGVMQHLEIELWPKEQLALTQSGRVLRETVDKVLG; encoded by the coding sequence ATGAATGTCAGTATTATCGGTGGTGGGGGACTCGTCGGTTCCTGTGCTGCCTTTGCATTACAGGCCGGAGGCATTGTCCGGGAAATCGCTCTGGTAGACGTCAATCAGGAACTGGTCGAAGGCCAGGCCCTGGACCTGCTGCACGGCAGCTCTCTGACCGCAGATCAGAAGATTTATGCGGGGGGCACCGAACTGGTGAAAGACAGCGATGTGATCGTCATCACCGCCGGTCTGCGTCGTAAGCCCGATGAAAGCCGCCTGGATCTGATCAACCGCAACGTTGAACTCTTCAAAAACATTCTGGCTGACGTCAAACGCGTCGGTACCAAACCCGGGGCGATTGTCTTCGTCGTTTCCAACCCGGTCGACGTGCTGACCTACCTGGCCATGAAAGAACTCGGATTGCCGCCTCAACAGGTCATCGGTCTGGGGACCGTTCTCGATACCACCCGGCTTCGCAGCATGCTGGCAGCCCGTCTGGATGTCCCTCCGACACAGGTTTCCACCCTGATTCTCGGCGAGCACGGTGACAGCATGGTTCCCGTCTGGTCAGCTGCTCAGGTCGGCGGACTCCCTCTGGATAAGTTCCCAGGTGTGAATGCTAGTCTGATTGCCGAAGTCGAAAAGAAAACTCGTGGCAGCGGAGCTGAAGTCATCAAGAAAAAGGGCGGAGCTGGTTTCGCTGTCGGCGTGAGTATCGCCGATGTCGTGCACTGTATTGCCCTCGATCAGCGTCGCATTCTGCCGGTTTCATCTCTGCAGGATGGTGCCTTCGGTCTGCGGGATGTCTGTATTTCGGTTCCGACCGTCATGGGACGCACCGGCGTCATGCAGCACCTGGAAATCGAACTCTGGCCCAAAGAACAGCTGGCTCTGACTCAGTCCGGCCGGGTTCTGCGGGAAACCGTCGACAAAGTCCTCGGCTGA